One region of Exiguobacterium acetylicum genomic DNA includes:
- a CDS encoding 4Fe-4S single cluster domain-containing protein, giving the protein MLRVLSLLPDSVVDGPGLRTVLFLAGCPHHCIGCHNPSSWDPAGGVEWTIEETVERIQEIGNRRLTLSGGEPMLQATALAQLLERLGPDYDVILYTGYVLEEILRRQRWYPLILRLDGLIDGPFILSKLDRTTRFRGSTNQRIYDRQQLQKRVLHKNKNSPV; this is encoded by the coding sequence ATGCTACGCGTTCTTTCCCTTCTTCCTGATTCTGTCGTCGACGGTCCCGGTCTGCGAACGGTTCTGTTTCTTGCCGGTTGTCCACACCACTGTATCGGCTGTCATAATCCATCCTCCTGGGATCCGGCAGGTGGAGTGGAGTGGACGATTGAAGAAACAGTAGAACGGATTCAGGAAATCGGAAATCGTCGTTTGACATTGTCCGGTGGGGAGCCGATGCTTCAAGCAACAGCACTGGCGCAATTGCTTGAACGACTTGGACCAGACTATGACGTCATTTTATATACTGGCTATGTACTAGAGGAAATCTTAAGACGTCAACGATGGTATCCACTAATACTGCGACTAGATGGACTCATCGATGGTCCGTTCATCCTGTCGAAACTCGACCGAACGACACGTTTTCGGGGCAGCACGAATCAACGAATTTATGATCGACAGCAGTTGCAAAAAAGAGTGTTACACAAAAACAAAAACTCCCCCGTCTGA
- a CDS encoding DHA2 family efflux MFS transporter permease subunit, translated as MQSSKQSSRLYLILTVLMAGAFVAVLNSTLLNIALPSIMGSFGIQASTAQWLTTGYMLVNGIMIPTSAFLVQKFSTRQLFLTAMTLFSLGTIIAGQAHVFPLLLGARMMQASGSAIMMPLLMNVLLTGFPIEKRGQAMGIFGLVITFAPAIGPTLSGWILEHYEWRMLFHLVTPIALLVLFTGAFLLKKETVRSTLKLDLFSLVLSSFGFGGLLYGFSSAGSAGWGSWTVIGSLIIGVISLTSFIIRQFMLEEPMLEFGIFRYPMFALSQGISMVLNMSMFSAMILMPIYIQTIRGISPFHSGLLMLPGAIVMAIMSPITGRLFDRFGARILAIIGLSLTVLTTFSFSQLAADTSYAFLVIMYTLRFLGISMVMMPVMTNGLNHIPQHLTPHGTALNNTLSQVSGAIGSGLLVTIMTSRTKHHVPELASQPEAANPEWLQMQAMIEGINDTFFIATLLALAALILSFFIKKRRTTTLAVVESVDQEQKYA; from the coding sequence ATGCAATCAAGCAAGCAATCATCACGACTTTATTTAATTTTAACTGTCCTCATGGCAGGTGCGTTCGTTGCGGTCCTGAACTCAACGTTACTTAATATCGCCTTACCGTCGATCATGGGGTCCTTCGGTATTCAGGCAAGCACCGCCCAGTGGTTGACGACGGGCTATATGCTCGTCAACGGAATCATGATTCCGACGTCGGCCTTCCTTGTCCAGAAATTCTCGACACGTCAACTGTTCTTGACGGCGATGACGCTGTTCTCACTCGGTACGATCATCGCTGGACAAGCACACGTCTTCCCGCTTCTACTCGGTGCGCGGATGATGCAGGCATCAGGTTCTGCAATCATGATGCCACTATTAATGAATGTTCTTTTGACCGGTTTCCCAATCGAGAAACGCGGACAAGCAATGGGGATCTTCGGACTTGTCATCACGTTCGCCCCAGCCATCGGACCTACATTGTCCGGCTGGATTCTTGAACATTATGAATGGCGGATGTTGTTCCATCTCGTTACACCGATCGCATTACTCGTACTGTTCACGGGTGCCTTCTTATTGAAGAAAGAGACGGTTCGTAGCACACTCAAACTCGATTTATTTTCACTCGTTCTCTCAAGCTTTGGTTTCGGTGGTTTGTTGTATGGATTTAGTTCCGCTGGTTCTGCCGGATGGGGATCTTGGACGGTCATCGGATCATTGATCATCGGTGTGATCAGTCTGACTTCCTTCATTATACGCCAATTCATGCTCGAAGAACCGATGCTTGAGTTCGGGATTTTCCGTTATCCGATGTTCGCCTTATCGCAAGGAATTTCGATGGTCTTGAACATGTCGATGTTCTCCGCAATGATCTTGATGCCGATTTACATCCAAACGATTCGCGGTATCTCACCGTTTCATTCTGGTCTCTTGATGTTACCAGGTGCGATCGTCATGGCGATCATGTCACCGATCACAGGTCGTCTGTTCGACCGATTCGGTGCTCGGATCCTTGCGATCATCGGCTTATCACTGACGGTCTTAACGACGTTCTCGTTTAGTCAGCTAGCTGCGGATACGTCATACGCGTTCCTCGTCATCATGTATACGCTACGTTTCCTTGGAATCTCGATGGTCATGATGCCCGTCATGACGAACGGGTTGAACCATATTCCGCAACACTTGACGCCACACGGTACGGCATTGAACAATACGTTGTCACAAGTATCGGGTGCGATCGGTTCAGGTCTGCTCGTGACGATCATGACGTCGCGGACGAAACATCACGTTCCGGAACTCGCTTCACAACCTGAAGCCGCTAATCCGGAATGGTTGCAAATGCAGGCGATGATCGAAGGAATCAACGATACGTTCTTCATCGCAACGTTACTTGCACTCGCGGCACTGATTTTATCGTTCTTCATCAAAAAACGACGGACGACGACACTTGCAGTCGTCGAATCCGTCGATCAAGAACAAAAATATGCATGA
- a CDS encoding TetR/AcrR family transcriptional regulator, with product MNPKKKQLLDAAYQLFVEKGYQSTSIQDILEHSNVSKGTFYNYFSSKNELFIDVFNTVFEKMRTARKEILVGRDVSDYETFIQQGNCYLELMQKYKLYTLFEEAIASNEKELKTFMENNRLLEIEWTFERLRDLFGQTKEPYLLDLAVIYTGMLQYAMYFFRQSEPNTQPERVVRYVFNRLTHLVEDVSRTEEQLIPPRFLSVWLDRPQDEVVIRKDLFEKTSAHMKRLITLSSISEESKEAHEEVLDFIYEELLERKKPKIHLLRRALETMDEDPVFAGQEIMATYKAMVDEIARIRTKTS from the coding sequence ATGAATCCAAAAAAGAAACAACTTCTAGATGCCGCCTATCAGCTATTCGTCGAAAAAGGTTATCAATCGACGTCCATCCAGGACATTCTTGAGCACAGTAACGTTTCCAAAGGAACGTTCTATAACTACTTCTCCTCTAAAAATGAATTATTCATCGATGTATTCAATACCGTCTTTGAAAAGATGCGAACAGCGCGCAAGGAAATTCTCGTCGGACGAGATGTCTCGGATTATGAGACGTTCATTCAACAAGGGAACTGTTACTTGGAACTGATGCAAAAATATAAATTGTATACGTTGTTCGAAGAGGCGATTGCTTCAAATGAAAAAGAACTGAAGACGTTCATGGAGAATAATCGTCTTCTCGAGATCGAATGGACGTTTGAACGATTACGTGATTTATTCGGTCAGACGAAAGAACCATATCTTCTAGATTTAGCGGTCATTTATACAGGGATGTTGCAATATGCGATGTACTTCTTCCGTCAATCCGAACCGAACACACAGCCGGAACGAGTTGTCCGTTATGTATTCAATCGATTGACGCATCTCGTCGAAGACGTCAGTCGGACAGAAGAACAATTGATTCCGCCGCGTTTCCTATCCGTTTGGCTCGATCGTCCACAAGATGAAGTCGTCATTCGGAAGGATTTGTTCGAGAAGACGAGTGCGCACATGAAACGCTTGATTACCCTGTCTTCGATTTCCGAAGAATCAAAGGAAGCCCATGAAGAGGTTCTTGATTTCATCTATGAAGAACTACTCGAACGGAAGAAACCAAAAATTCATCTTCTGCGTCGTGCACTCGAGACGATGGACGAAGATCCGGTCTTTGCGGGTCAGGAAATCATGGCGACTTATAAAGCGATGGTCGATGAGATTGCCCGCATTCGGACCAAAACTTCCTAA
- a CDS encoding SulP family inorganic anion transporter, with amino-acid sequence MFTQWKKEWFLQPKADLLSGIVVALALVPEAIAFSLIAGVNPMVGLYASVIIAIVISIAGGRPGMISAATGAMALVVVQLVKDHGVDYLLAAGILAGILQIAFGFLGIAKLLRFIPRSVMVGFVNALAILIFSAQLPQFEGQNWIMYAMVAASLAIILLFPRVTKAIPAPLVAITIMTVLTVVFSLDTRVIGDMGQIEAALPSFFLPDVPFSLETLQIIFPYALSLAFVGLIESLLTARIVDEMTDTTSNKAMESRGQGIANIIAGMFGGMPGCAMIGQSVINVTSGGRGRLSTLTAGVFLMLLMFTMNDLLMTIPMGALVGVMFFVSYATFDWGSFKMLKTSPKSDSAVMLATVLVTVLTNDLSMGVLVGILLAALLFASKISRIQVERKEQTDRVHYTIRGPLFFASTTAFAEQFQLEADPSSVITLDFSACHLFDDSAIEAIENVVLKYERLGKKVELVGLNEESQALVDRLAQRIA; translated from the coding sequence ATGTTTACTCAATGGAAAAAAGAGTGGTTCTTGCAACCAAAAGCGGATTTGCTGTCCGGAATCGTTGTTGCCTTGGCACTCGTTCCGGAAGCAATCGCGTTTTCGCTGATCGCCGGCGTTAACCCGATGGTCGGGTTATACGCTTCCGTCATCATTGCGATCGTCATCTCGATTGCCGGCGGTCGTCCCGGAATGATTTCAGCTGCGACCGGTGCGATGGCACTCGTCGTCGTCCAGCTCGTCAAGGACCATGGTGTTGATTATTTACTAGCTGCCGGTATCCTTGCCGGAATTCTACAAATCGCGTTCGGATTTTTAGGAATTGCTAAGTTATTACGGTTCATTCCTCGATCCGTCATGGTCGGATTCGTCAATGCGTTAGCGATTTTGATTTTCTCGGCACAACTGCCGCAATTCGAAGGACAGAACTGGATCATGTACGCAATGGTCGCCGCATCACTCGCCATCATCTTGTTATTCCCACGCGTGACGAAAGCGATCCCGGCACCACTCGTTGCGATCACGATCATGACAGTGTTGACGGTCGTCTTCTCACTCGATACACGAGTCATCGGGGACATGGGACAAATCGAAGCGGCGTTACCAAGCTTCTTCTTGCCGGATGTTCCGTTCTCGCTTGAGACGCTCCAAATCATCTTCCCGTATGCTTTGTCACTTGCGTTCGTCGGTTTGATCGAATCGTTGCTGACGGCACGAATCGTTGATGAGATGACGGATACGACGTCGAACAAAGCGATGGAATCACGCGGACAAGGAATTGCGAATATCATCGCAGGTATGTTCGGTGGCATGCCGGGCTGTGCAATGATCGGTCAATCGGTCATCAATGTCACATCGGGTGGACGCGGTCGATTGTCGACGTTGACAGCAGGTGTGTTTTTAATGCTGTTGATGTTCACGATGAACGATCTATTGATGACGATTCCGATGGGAGCACTCGTCGGTGTCATGTTCTTCGTCTCGTATGCGACGTTTGACTGGGGCTCATTCAAGATGCTCAAGACGTCACCGAAGAGTGATTCTGCTGTCATGCTCGCAACCGTTCTCGTCACCGTATTGACGAACGATTTATCAATGGGTGTTCTTGTCGGGATCTTGCTTGCTGCGTTATTATTCGCGTCAAAAATTTCTCGTATTCAAGTCGAGCGCAAGGAGCAAACAGATCGAGTCCATTATACGATTCGTGGACCGTTGTTCTTCGCATCGACGACGGCATTTGCAGAACAGTTCCAGCTCGAGGCTGATCCATCGTCTGTCATCACGCTTGATTTCTCAGCGTGTCACTTGTTTGATGATTCTGCTATCGAAGCGATTGAAAACGTCGTCTTGAAATACGAACGACTTGGCAAAAAAGTCGAACTCGTTGGATTGAATGAAGAGTCGCAAGCGCTCGTCGATCGATTAGCGCAGCGAATCGCATAA
- a CDS encoding fumarylacetoacetate hydrolase family protein: MKWFRFEQEGKVGIGVERDGSTYDVTAQVYTDSLFEVISREFDVDLDLDIAPLLKRDVRKLAPYVPARNVICVGKNYADHIKEMDTAGAGKFVLFTKAPTSIVGPFESIERHEDLTQQLDYEGELAIIIGTTGRDLTPENALDHVFGYSIVNDVTARDLQKEHVQFFRGKSLDGFCPFGPVIVSADSFDPRDVLVETRVNGELRQSGSTALMLRDVVTILVEVSRGMTLEAGDIIATGTPAGVGHGMKPPVYLQTGDVVEVSIEGIGRLQNEVQ, from the coding sequence ATGAAATGGTTTCGATTTGAGCAAGAAGGAAAAGTAGGGATCGGGGTTGAACGGGATGGCTCTACATATGATGTGACGGCACAAGTCTATACGGATTCATTGTTTGAAGTGATTTCACGTGAGTTCGATGTTGATCTTGATTTAGATATCGCGCCACTACTTAAAAGAGATGTTCGAAAACTGGCACCGTATGTTCCGGCACGAAACGTCATCTGTGTCGGCAAGAACTACGCCGATCACATCAAGGAGATGGATACGGCGGGAGCGGGGAAATTCGTCTTGTTCACGAAAGCACCGACATCGATCGTTGGTCCGTTCGAATCGATTGAGCGGCATGAGGATTTGACGCAGCAACTCGATTATGAAGGAGAACTCGCCATCATCATCGGTACGACGGGGCGTGATCTGACACCTGAGAATGCACTTGATCATGTATTTGGCTACAGTATCGTCAACGACGTGACAGCGCGGGATCTACAAAAAGAACACGTCCAGTTCTTCCGTGGTAAATCACTCGATGGGTTCTGTCCGTTCGGACCGGTCATCGTCTCAGCGGACAGCTTTGATCCGCGTGACGTCCTCGTCGAGACGCGTGTGAACGGGGAACTCCGTCAATCGGGATCAACCGCCTTGATGTTGCGCGATGTCGTAACGATTTTAGTCGAAGTGTCACGCGGGATGACGCTTGAAGCAGGTGACATCATTGCGACAGGCACTCCGGCTGGTGTGGGGCACGGTATGAAACCACCGGTCTACCTTCAGACAGGGGATGTCGTTGAAGTATCGATTGAAGGAATCGGTCGCTTGCAAAATGAAGTCCAGTGA
- a CDS encoding DeoR/GlpR family DNA-binding transcription regulator produces MLTKKRHQLILELLAREEVVKMQKIVEQTGASESTIRRDLSQLETAGHLRRVHGGATANHLQIEEPSYFEKSDQHVEEKERIARAAADLIEDGMYVYLDAGTTTLAIVPYLEEKAITVVTNSLPLANTLLYHRIPTFVVGGQLKHSTQALVGYNAREGMLIYHFDVAFLGMNGVHPAQGFTTPDPEEALVKKTAIELAKQSYVLVDETKLDAISFSRVASLQAATIITTTSSEQEAKYSQYTEVVNAK; encoded by the coding sequence ATGTTAACCAAAAAACGCCATCAACTCATCCTCGAGCTTTTAGCCCGAGAAGAAGTCGTCAAAATGCAAAAGATCGTCGAACAAACCGGTGCGAGTGAATCCACGATTCGTCGGGATTTATCACAACTTGAGACAGCAGGTCATCTGCGTCGGGTGCACGGGGGAGCAACAGCGAACCATTTGCAAATTGAAGAACCGAGTTATTTCGAGAAGAGTGATCAACACGTCGAAGAGAAGGAACGGATCGCGCGAGCGGCTGCCGACCTGATTGAAGACGGGATGTATGTCTATCTCGATGCTGGAACGACGACGCTTGCCATCGTTCCGTATCTCGAAGAGAAGGCGATTACGGTCGTAACGAACAGTCTTCCTCTAGCGAACACGTTACTCTATCACCGTATCCCGACGTTCGTCGTCGGAGGGCAACTCAAGCATTCAACGCAGGCACTCGTCGGTTACAACGCACGTGAAGGAATGTTGATTTACCATTTTGATGTCGCGTTCCTTGGGATGAACGGAGTTCATCCGGCACAAGGATTCACGACACCAGATCCGGAAGAGGCACTCGTAAAGAAGACAGCGATCGAATTAGCAAAACAATCGTATGTACTCGTCGATGAGACGAAGCTGGATGCAATCAGTTTCAGTCGGGTGGCGTCCTTGCAAGCGGCGACGATCATCACGACGACATCCAGTGAGCAAGAAGCGAAATACAGTCAATACACAGAGGTGGTGAACGCGAAATGA
- the pfkB gene encoding 1-phosphofructokinase, translating to MIYTLTLNPSIDYYVTLPVFEAGQVNRVEQAEKVAGGKGINVSLVLKNYEVETQALGFLGGSTGQFIRTELEKRGVLTDFTPIQDETRINVKIRADQESELNAAGPKIQPEELEHLLSRFKTMQAGDIVVFAGSIPSSLPHDLYRHIATILNERNVRFAVDTTKEAMLEVLPLGPFLIKPNHHELGEIFDVEITSKEMAVPYAQQLVERGAENVVISFAGDGALLVNRQGAYTANTPAGKLVNSVGAGDSLVAGFVASHALGKSPEEAFRYAVTTGSASAYSFGLCTKEDIDRLIKDVNVVELIQS from the coding sequence ATGATTTATACACTGACACTCAACCCATCAATCGACTATTATGTCACGTTACCGGTATTTGAGGCAGGACAAGTCAATCGTGTCGAACAGGCGGAAAAAGTGGCCGGAGGGAAAGGGATCAACGTCTCTCTCGTCCTAAAAAACTATGAGGTGGAAACACAAGCACTCGGATTCCTTGGAGGAAGTACCGGACAATTCATTCGGACTGAACTCGAGAAACGAGGCGTGTTGACGGACTTCACACCGATTCAAGATGAGACGCGGATCAACGTAAAGATTCGTGCTGATCAAGAATCCGAGCTGAATGCAGCGGGACCGAAGATTCAACCGGAAGAGCTGGAGCATTTATTATCCCGATTCAAGACGATGCAAGCCGGTGACATCGTCGTCTTCGCAGGTAGTATCCCAAGCAGTCTGCCGCATGATCTCTATCGTCATATCGCGACGATCCTGAATGAACGGAACGTTCGCTTCGCTGTCGATACGACGAAGGAAGCGATGCTTGAAGTCTTACCGCTCGGTCCATTTTTAATCAAGCCGAATCACCATGAACTCGGTGAAATCTTTGACGTCGAGATTACGTCGAAGGAGATGGCCGTTCCATACGCCCAGCAGCTCGTCGAGCGTGGTGCCGAGAACGTTGTCATCTCATTTGCAGGAGACGGAGCACTGCTCGTCAATCGTCAAGGTGCCTATACGGCAAACACACCGGCAGGGAAGCTCGTCAATTCCGTCGGTGCCGGAGACTCACTCGTCGCTGGATTCGTCGCCAGCCACGCGCTCGGTAAATCACCAGAAGAAGCGTTCCGCTATGCGGTGACGACTGGTAGCGCGTCTGCTTATTCCTTTGGCCTTTGTACGAAGGAAGATATCGATCGTCTCATCAAAGACGTCAACGTCGTTGAACTCATTCAATCCTAA